In Candidatus Cohnella colombiensis, one DNA window encodes the following:
- the ytxJ gene encoding bacillithiol system redox-active protein YtxJ codes for MHRNNMSISRLWQRGHIRYLPAILWMCVIFYSSSRSGDELDSVLPWVQKFLPGLSDFNPMHLVAYFVLALTIAYALGKRAATWQGFLVAIAICVIYGLTDEWHQSFVPRRTPDVHDILNDTIGAALGSGVVWYIHRMVNERRRKILQLGVLKMANMKQLMTIEQWHEVLKNSSTKPLLVYKHSTSCSVSAGAQDEVMNYVSDVVRDGKQAPVDFAIVHVIEERPVSNQIAEDLGVKHASPQAILVQDGKAVWDTSHWHITYAFLSDKLGNPSQS; via the coding sequence ATGCATCGAAATAACATGTCTATTTCTCGATTATGGCAACGAGGCCATATTCGTTACTTGCCTGCTATTTTATGGATGTGTGTTATTTTTTACTCGTCCTCGCGAAGTGGAGATGAATTGGATAGTGTACTCCCTTGGGTGCAAAAGTTTTTGCCGGGCTTGAGTGATTTTAATCCGATGCATCTTGTGGCATACTTCGTATTAGCACTTACAATAGCTTACGCTTTAGGCAAACGTGCTGCAACATGGCAAGGCTTTTTAGTTGCGATTGCGATATGCGTCATCTATGGATTAACGGACGAGTGGCATCAATCATTTGTTCCAAGACGAACGCCTGATGTACATGACATCCTTAATGATACAATCGGAGCGGCACTGGGAAGTGGAGTCGTATGGTACATCCATAGGATGGTAAATGAGCGTCGTAGGAAAATATTACAATTAGGAGTGTTGAAAATGGCAAATATGAAGCAATTGATGACGATTGAGCAGTGGCATGAAGTATTAAAGAATTCAAGCACAAAGCCTTTGCTTGTTTATAAGCATAGTACCAGCTGCTCAGTGAGCGCTGGGGCACAGGATGAAGTGATGAATTATGTCTCAGATGTTGTTCGCGACGGTAAACAGGCTCCGGTTGATTTTGCAATTGTGCACGTCATTGAGGAGCGTCCAGTGAGCAATCAGATCGCAGAAGATCTGGGTGTCAAGCATGCATCTCCCCAAGCCATATTGGTACAGGATGGAAAAGCGGTATGGGATACATCTCACTGGCACATTACGTATGCTTTTCTATCTGATAAACTAGGTAATCCGTCTCAATCTTAG
- a CDS encoding 5'-methylthioadenosine/adenosylhomocysteine nucleosidase encodes MAGKTIGIIGAMKEEIQLILEQLKEVATEKHAGITYYFGTYQNKQIVLTQSGVGKVNAAVCTQILIDRYAVSKIVFTGVAGALDPRLNIGDIVISSSSVQHDMDVRALGFPRGTIPFQEVSEFVSDGQLITLAVEAGQSVYPDHCIVGKVLSGDQFIADRSIVKMLYEEFEGACTEMEGAAVAQVCYMNDIPHVIIRSMSDKADGSAHVVYDQFVVEAANRSYAIVNEMIQRM; translated from the coding sequence ATGGCGGGGAAGACAATTGGAATTATCGGTGCGATGAAGGAAGAAATCCAGCTTATACTGGAGCAACTAAAAGAGGTAGCAACAGAAAAGCATGCTGGGATAACCTATTATTTCGGTACATATCAAAATAAACAGATCGTGCTTACCCAATCCGGTGTTGGTAAGGTGAATGCAGCAGTCTGTACACAAATATTGATTGATCGATATGCGGTATCTAAGATTGTGTTTACAGGTGTTGCTGGCGCACTTGATCCGAGACTTAACATCGGTGACATCGTGATTTCGTCCAGCAGTGTGCAGCATGATATGGACGTTCGTGCACTTGGCTTTCCACGTGGTACGATTCCCTTTCAGGAAGTATCTGAGTTTGTTTCAGATGGGCAGCTCATAACGCTTGCGGTGGAGGCAGGACAGAGCGTGTATCCAGATCATTGCATCGTAGGTAAGGTGTTGTCTGGGGATCAATTCATTGCAGATCGTTCCATCGTGAAAATGCTGTATGAGGAGTTCGAGGGTGCTTGTACAGAGATGGAGGGTGCGGCCGTTGCACAAGTGTGTTATATGAACGACATTCCTCACGTCATTATTCGATCCATGTCAGATAAAGCTGATGGCTCTGCACATGTCGTCTATGACCAATTTGTAGTAGAAGCAGCTAATCGTTCGTACGCCATCGTAAACGAGATGATCCAGCGGATGTAG
- the ccpA gene encoding catabolite control protein A — MTVTIYDVAREAGVSMATVSRVVNNNPNVKPQTRKKVYEAIERLGYRPNAVARGLASKKTTTVGVVIPDIANVNFAEVARGIEDIANMYHYNIILSNADKRKDKEIRVINTLLEKQVDGLLFMGGAVTEEHVQAFRTSNVPIVLCATTDEQGTIPSVDIDHEAAAYDAVKQLIVQGHRSIAMISGTLQDPSNGFARYQGYKRALAEAGITYEENFVRIGNYKYESGIEATKYFLELEARPTAIFAATDEMAIGAIHCIQDYGLNVPADISVISVDNSRISSMVRPLLTTVAQPMYDIGAVSMRLLTKLMKKETVEQAKVTLPHELITRASVAAPKASK; from the coding sequence GTGACGGTAACCATTTACGATGTGGCTCGAGAAGCCGGAGTTTCGATGGCGACAGTATCACGCGTCGTCAATAACAATCCGAATGTAAAGCCACAAACTCGAAAAAAAGTATATGAAGCGATTGAGCGTCTCGGCTATCGTCCGAACGCTGTTGCACGTGGATTAGCGAGTAAGAAGACGACAACAGTTGGCGTTGTCATTCCCGATATTGCGAATGTTAACTTTGCAGAAGTCGCACGAGGAATCGAAGATATCGCGAATATGTATCACTACAATATTATTCTTAGCAATGCGGATAAGCGGAAGGACAAAGAAATTCGCGTTATTAACACATTGCTAGAGAAGCAAGTAGATGGATTGCTGTTCATGGGTGGTGCAGTAACAGAGGAGCATGTGCAGGCATTCCGCACTTCGAACGTTCCGATCGTACTTTGTGCTACGACGGATGAGCAAGGTACCATCCCATCTGTGGATATCGACCATGAGGCTGCAGCCTACGATGCAGTGAAGCAATTGATTGTGCAAGGTCATCGTTCGATTGCGATGATTAGTGGCACTTTGCAAGATCCATCCAATGGTTTTGCGCGTTATCAAGGGTATAAGCGAGCACTTGCAGAAGCTGGTATTACGTATGAAGAAAACTTTGTACGTATCGGCAACTATAAGTATGAATCAGGCATAGAGGCGACTAAGTATTTCCTAGAATTGGAAGCGCGTCCAACTGCGATATTCGCTGCTACGGATGAGATGGCAATCGGTGCGATTCATTGCATCCAAGATTACGGACTGAATGTACCTGCTGACATTTCCGTCATTAGTGTTGATAATAGCCGGATCTCCTCGATGGTTCGTCCATTATTGACGACTGTTGCACAGCCTATGTATGATATTGGGGCAGTTTCCATGAGACTTCTTACGAAGCTGATGAAGAAAGAAACGGTAGAGCAAGCTAAGGTTACTCTTCCTCATGAGCTCATTACTCGTGCTTCCGTTGCTGCACCTAAAGCTAGTAAATAA